The region GGACCTGGTGATTTGACACCAGGTTTAACACGGCTCCTCTACAATTCTTCTTCGTGTCAAGCACAATATTTACCATTTCCCCAGTCGACATCTTCATGAATACTTCCAGCGATATCATTAGCTCGTTTCTTAAGATCAGCGCGCCTCGCTTCATCCTGTTCCAGTTGATGAATCCGATAGAAATATCTCTGCCAGAATACTGCATGAGATATCACTGACGGAACCTACATTATAAAATATCGATTTAGAAGTAGAAATTTGCAAATAAACGCTAGAATGTTTGAGCCACAATGTAAGAACTGAATTGTTTTAAACTACGCTAAGACATCTACCTTTTCATTATGGTTTTCACACTcttcaatattgaaattgaaaattcaaaatatcttttcatCATTTGGTATTGAATGGATGCGTTGATTTAATGCTACTAACCATTTGTGTGTATAAAGTACGGACTTCTATTTTTGAAACCAGTAACTCTGATATGATTCCCTTCTTTTCATccaaattaaaatcattcaaCCATTCATGAAACTGTTCTGGTGGACCACTCGGTTCTTGACAGTACGTCTCTGGATCTACTTGTATGGAATGAAGTCTAGCCTGTTGTTAGAAAGTAACAAATACCGGTATAAGAATAAGTTCAGGTTGCCAAACTGCACAATATCATACTTACAACAATAGATCATATACCTTTGCTTTGTCAAATATAGGGGTTGGGTCTCCTTTATTTGTGTAAACTAGAAGCtgttcatcttcatcatcggGTTCAATCACTAAAGCTTTAGATATTCCATTCAAAAATGAAGTCAAACCAGCTTTTACTTTATTTGTTGCAGCTGATGTCGTTTCTTGCTACGAGAGTAAAAATactaataattgatttatcgaATAGCTGTTAGATAAAAAAAATCACTTTTAAACAAACAATTGTTTAAGTAACAGAAAGCAATGCTGGTATTTTGTGCCTTTCAGTTTCAAAGACATCGAGATTTAATCGTTAACATCATGAAAGTTCTCAAGATACCAAACATAAGGTATAtcaccaaaaaagaaaatgacttAGGCCTATAAggtgaaaaaatagaaatgtttAATTCAAATCATATGATGGTTGGTTTCGTACAATCCTATAGTTAACTTTTACTGGTATTTAAACTTACATTTAGTTTGTCTTTAATAGATTCACTGGTGCCTTTGACGACTTTCTTCGTTTCCACTTGCATTGTCTGAGAAAACTCACTGAGATCTTTGGAAACTAAATCATACGCAGAAACTgactgtaaaaaaaaacagcaacaacaaaatTGACAGTGAGTGAAACTTTACAGGTAGTTAATACAAACTGAAATGACCTACTCGGTATCATTCACTGATCATAAATCACTGATGTAATGGTGCTTTGTTGATGAATATGGTGAATAAAaaggtgatgatgatgatgatgatgacatcaaataaactgaattgGATTATGTAAATTCGTTACCTTGTCTTTAACAGTCTGTAGCCAGTCTCCCCACCAGTTCCCACATGCTCCTCCTCCAGCTGCTCCTTCGCtactacaaaatacaacaatCAAAACCTCCATAATTAGCATTCCCTGTAAAAATCCCCGATCAATTACTGAAGACGATTTAATTTACCTTTCAGCCATTTTTGTTGGTATTTCCCAGTATGACGTCACAATGCATCCATAGTTTTAGGAAATCGCGTTGGTGGCGCGGCGAGAGCTGTCAAATCACGGAGGCCACGCGTGTTTGTTTACTTTTAAGCAAGGTGATTGTTTACATTGATATCCAATCAGCGCGTCCGAATTGTATTATCTGACACGGAAGTTCCAGGTTGGAGAAACCATGTAAGCAATTAAAAGTCATCAACGTTGACGTAAATTGAGTCACCAGTTCTAGATATAAGCGGTCAGATCCTGTTACAATGTTCATTTGGAGTTTTGTTTGCATAAACGACAAGGAAAATGTCCGTAGAATTGGAAACAGTGACTGTGTTGAAATCGTTACCTGACATAAGGATTAACGTAGCTgaggaaaatgaaatttcctcGTTAACTCGGGGTTTCCCAAAAACAGGATATTATCCAAACTGTGGAACAGTAAATTGTCACAATACGAACTGGTCTTCGTCACCAGTATGTCAGTCTAATTGTGCCTCGATGCATGATTCAACCGACAATTTTCTAGTGAAGTATACTGTAACGTCTGGAGTTGATGAACACGAAGATGAAATCAGCATCAGTCGATTGGGAATTCATCAATCTAAGGATCAGGAACTTCCAGCAGGAAACATAACACGAAATACAAACAAAATGTGTTCATCGTCAGATATTTATTTACATGATGTTCATATTACAAGTTTACCAGTAAGTATAAAATCTACCATTTCTTCTCTTATACAAATGGTTTTGCATTTCATGCAAATAGTAGATTTTCAATGCATCCAAGTTGCGATCATTTCAATGTATCAATATTTCGAATGACTTTAAATCAGATACAGTACCGTTAATTAATCTTCATCTCATATCTAATTAAAGTATCTTTCGTGAATTCACGATCAAAGGTGGACTCTCTTTACAGTCCACGATTCAATGGACCCCGAGGAATAAGTTACACGATTACATTCAGAAAcgatcatatgaaatataaccaatattgaaaatttaaacaCGATGATTTCATTCGTAGAGAGAGGTTATGTTACACGTTCTACGATACTTAAACGGAAGAGATTTATGCGTCGCATCAGCTGTATGTAAACAGTGGTTCGATTGTAGTAATGATGAATGGCTGTGGCAAATgaaactgaaaaatgatatgTACCACTGGAAAATCATTAACCATCGAACTAATCCAAATATGTATTGGGAATGCGCTTCTGACTGGACCAGTAAAGAAATGTAAGGCTCACACTGTACCGTACTCAGTTCATGAAAAACGCTAAGCTTAAAActgttaaatttgaattgttgtcctaaTGAAAACTTAACCTGTTATTGCAATTAAAAATCAAGATTCTTACATTTCTTACAAAGATCATCGCTATTTTCTCACGTATTAATTCCCCTCCAGATATTTGAGATGTTGTCCAGATACAAATCAACAACGTGGTCATCACCAAGAAGTCGTCGGGTTCATGAATCTAACTTCGTTTATCCGATCATTTTTACCGAAAACACCACCGAGAATCGCAATGTTCGGACCCGGATTGGAATCGAAAACGAGCGTCATAGCCGCTAAAATAATGCGAGACCAGGGAGAGCACTTTTTAACAACGGGTCTCGTGCCAGGCATAGCAGGTATAGCTATATATTTACAACTGTATCAATGATTGATCTATCCAGAATATCGTGAATCTGTAATCAATAAATGACATGTTATTTCAGGTGTCGGATCCGGTGTATCGTTCAAACTGAGgaataaactagattttcaACTATCTCTACTTTATTCAATGACTAAAAAACAAAGAGAAAACTTGACGATTTACGGCGATAGAATCAAACATAATCACATGTTAAAACGTAATGAGGCGAGTGGTGACGATTATAAAAGTCAATTGGAGTTGAATACATCTATACAAGATTTGTGCCGTTTGGTGGCTGGATTCATTTTTGTTATAAATGTCGAAACTCAGTCAGCGGATGATCGTAAGTATAGAAATCACCTGAAGTAATCgcttaactcattgaaatgcTCTCTGGTTATGATTGATGATTGTTTCTGTAGTAAGTGTAGCTCATCACGAGTTGTTCGCTATGGTTAATGAACGTTGGTCGCTGCAGAAAAAACCGCTTCTAATATTAGCGTGTGTTCGTGAAGCCGATGATAAAGCAATACCTGTGATTGATGTTGTTAAACATCTGAAACTCGGTAAACTGAGGAGGCCCTGGCAGGTGACTAATTTCGCAATCAAGCCGTTTCCGAAGATGAAATCTActaaatgtaataattcaactaaaataattctttcattCTCTTTGCAGATTATGAATTGTTCGTTAGACAAACTGGAAGAAATCTGTGATGGATTTCAGTGGGTTATTGAACGATGTCACCAACCATGAAAACTTTCATAAATACTCTTATCATATTCTTTCAATGatttgtaaattattgtttctATAAACTTGTTATATTCTATAATATCCGTTGTGATATCAAAATAGATTCTGAATCGGGAAAATATGAGGgttttaattatgttttgaGGATTCGAATACAATTAATGACAGTATTAAACCGCTCGACagaatggatataaaaaccaCTTTATCGCATACGAGACACATATATAAAATGCATTGTTCACTCATAGAGATCTAGAGACACATGATTCACagtattatcaataattcctGTTTCTATCACAAATACACCAATAACTGATTcgcgtgatattttgaatggcAGCAGTTTGAAACTTTATTCTCGGTATCAAAGCACCAGTACTGCGATAAAGAATGAAATCAAACCTAATTTTGCTCGGCTCAATTTTCATTCCTTTTTCAAATGGAAATAAGTCTTTCCTTGTATGACTTGTTTTTCTGGATTGATTTTTTTGAGTATTTGCGCTACTGCTGACACTAATTGTTCATTACTCAATCCAGTTTTCTTAGAATTGAATTTCTGTAATATGTCTTTAGTCATCATaggttttctcattagatatCTGCGTACATTCTCTTCAGTAACTCCAGCActacaaataaatacatacataatACCATATCATTTACAAGTTTTTTAGAGGAATTAATGATAGAAAGTGTTATACAGTTAACTCAGCTTTACTCAGTAGCATTAGGACTGTAAATCTTTGTAAGCATTAGGACTATAACtattattatcaaatattccacAAGATGAAATCAGGAGAAAAAGGAGGCGTTTCAAgataaattctggtaaaatCCAGCAACTTGATCGCTTTACCAAGGAAGGAAGGTGGAGTCTTTTGTATAGCCTACTGTAAACTTTCAGAAACTTACACATTCATAGCTGGTTGTTGTGAGGTTTGTACCGGGCCTGGACTTTCTGTTCGAACTTTCTTATTTTGAGTTTCATCAGTGTCTGCACCTGCTTTCCTTTTCACCGCTCCTAAAAATCACCATAAACCTTGAACTTTAAACCGTCTTCAATCGAAGTTTTAATAATCTTGAAAGGGAACATTTACCCTTCTGATCAGAATCTGGTACAGGTGTAGTAGATCGACTTCCTTGTTTAttgcttttctttttttcacttTTCTTAAAGAGAACGAAACTTGTTCATACGATACGAGTTACTGGTAGCAGTTTCTTTTTCGATTCGATCtgtagataaataaatacctgCATAAACAGAGCTGAGAATTTACCCTCTTCTTCTAAAGCATCCGAGTCATCAGAATCTGAAGCCGAACTTTCACTACTATCCGAAtctataaaataaacaatcggcaaaaatataaaacacaaTGTTTGAAAAACAGAATGCAGTTGATGCGAAGACTATACAAACCTGGCTCCGATTTTTTGGGCTTTTCTTTTTCCGGTTCTTCCTCTTTCTTTTCCTCTTCCTCCTCATCTTCATCACCAGATTCGTTCAACTTGCGTAAACCGTCCTCGTCGACGACTCCTTTATCTTCTGATTTATCCTCTAATACATCGAGCTCCTCCTCACTATAAAAAAATCACATCGCGTTTAtttgtgaaatgaaatcaaatcgatgaaaattgCGCCAACCTTGTCAACCTGAGTTTACGTCGAGTGAGAAATGTCTAATTTTTTACATGGGGAGACTAAGAATTTCGATGGAAAAATCCAGAATTTGCTGATTTTATCCCTGATCTACACGAACCCTGGATACGACACGTAATATAGCGGGATAGCTGGTTCGTCAAACTGCggttaggctaaacaaaaatgataccttgtttctccgcagcggccgggtcatttttgtaaaatatgataaaattcataaacagttcatttctatagcggaggggtctgttatggtgaaattgatcacgatttttaaaaaagtaatgtatagggtagataggcggccggccgggtcaacatttaagctcaccagagcggagaaacaaggtatcaatttttttggccTTAATGTGATATTTTACCTGCTCGAATCTGTTATATAATCAACTTCTTTATCATCATCGTCTCCATCATCACTCTCCTCTATCGCTTCATCGGCATCATTCATTTTACCCATCTTCGATTTCTTTTTCGCCTTCTTCTttttatcatcttttttattggatttcttttttttctctgaagAAATTCATCATTATGAGAAGTCCGATTCATGAAGCTACTTTTCTCAGGAAGATTTCTGAGATTTCTTACCGTCATccgcatcatcatcatcgctgTCATCTTCATTCTCATCAGCATCTTCATCTTTATCCGACCAATCATCCATCTCAGTTAACTTCTACAATTtgattcaatgatattttcatgttttgtaTTAAATATTTCCATCAAATCCTCATACAGAAGACTGATTGCCTCCGACCTTGTGGGAccaatacatttttttcagagaCAGTAAGCGATTGCTAAGCTGTCAGTTTGAGGTGACATCATCACATAAGTTGGAGAAGGAAactttcaaacattttctccAGGGGACGCTATAATCCACGGCAAGTAAAGTATACTCTACAATACAATCTTTGGTTCTTTCTTACGAaatttttatctttctttttaGACTTTGAAGCTTTATTGCCTTTTTCTCCCTCCTCTCCATCGGCGTCATCTAGATCTTCGTCATTTTTTATCCTTCGTCGTAACATCACCGAGAACTTATTCAACGTTTGATCTCGCCTGAAAATTATCCGTAATTTCAAAAGTGAAACTGGCTTAACTTACCATAGCTGGGGTGAACATCATAATGTTACTTATTTCTTGCTGATTTCTGCCATTTCTGCTAATACTTACTTACTGAATTCTTCTTCTGCTTCTTCggaattcaaatatttatatttgagcatTGGATTAAACCTGTACCATTCCTCAATCGGATACGCCTCGAATGCACCATCAGGACATTGcgtaaatatgaaatacgaCGTATTTTCAGCTATAGTTCCTTCTCTTGTTCCTTTATATCTGAATAAAAATCACGCAAAATACGATAAAAAACTGgctttcaaaaatattctcaATCCTAATCATTTTAATCAGACCGAGACCTTTTGCCAGATTTTCCACCAGTTTTTAGAATCCACGGCTGATCATCTGGATTATATTTCTTCACCATGATTCCGTATTTCTTTTTTCGAGCTTCCTCTTTCTGTTCTCTGCCGAATTCGCTTCCAGCTCCGAATTTTGGCATCTGTTCCAAATCATTAGCTGTCTTATATTCCTTTAAATTATTCTCCCGCTCGATTTTACACTGTAATATATTCACATTCAAcaagatttgatgaaattcataattcaCGATCTGTTTATTGTTGATTAGAGAAATGTTTTTTACTTACAGCTCCACATTTAGTAAAATCTACAGAATTTGCTCCTGAAAATCTCATTATActaaatttcttatttttctcACTGAAAAAGGATTTACAAACAAGGAAAATGACATGTACTTTTAGTAATGATGTAAGACTTTAAATTTAAATACTTACTTGGGAAGGCGCACTTTAAATTCTTGACTTTGAGCCGCTGTAGCACTACCACCTGCAGCAGAACCAGATGTTCCACCTCCAGCCTTAATAAAAAAAGGTGGTAAACAAAATGCAATcgaattttttaaattattctGAGCTAGCTTGCCTGTTGCCGTGGTGGTGCTGACGATTACACACACAGTGCAGGGGTTGCTACAGGGTACTTACATGGGCTTGGCTACTTGACATATTGACGGTTTATTTGATGATAGATTAAGTTTTTGATCAAATCTGAGGTAGTTTTTGACTATCGTGAAGTGAGCCTATTATTCCAGCCTCGTATTCAGATATAGTGTGTACACACTGAACAGCTGCATGTAGATACTGGTTGATGTGAAATGTATAACCTAACGCTTTGACCTGACGAAACGACGATCATTCAATGAAGTCACCGGGGGCAGTAGAGTGCtcaataattgttttatataattcattattgtttaatttcatagattctcATCGAAAACTAAAACCTGAAAATCTAGTATATTGTGAAGGAGACCCTGTTCTTTAAGTTGATGTAAAGCAGATGTCtatgcattgatttgatcatagtaatTTAGGGCACAATCCAAATATAACCAGATCAACTAGAATTGTATGTAAATATATGCAGCAgggttttcttattttttggaATTCAGAGATCAATGATCCAACTCACAGCCGGTATAACTTTTATAGAactatgaaatctaaatttcagctagaaccatatttattattcttaaAAGACCACTCTCTAAAATCAGCAATAGCAAAAATTCGAATGTCATGTCATAAccttatatttgaaaaaggaAGGAGACTCGGCATCGCTCAACCAAATCGTATTTGCCCTCACTGTAACGCTGTCGGCGATGAAtcccattttcttttttattgtaaaCTGCAGGATAATTTAAGAACtaaatatgatattgtaaatctAAACCTAGACACTTTTCTTTCGGCCTTTACTAATCCCAATAAACCAATCTTCTTAAATATTGCGAAATTCATATATCATGGGCTCGTAAATATCACTTAAataatattgtatatatatatatatatatatatatatatatatatatatatatatatatatatatatatatatatatatatatatatatatatatatatatatatatatatatatatatatatatatatatatatatatgttagaCATTGTATTAGTTCTCTctccttttattatttttctgttaGTGCACATCTTTGTGTCACACATTTCTGTTTTTTGTCTGTTTGTTattattgttgttttcttcATTCACAATCTTATACTTTggatttatgatgaataaattgaaattgaaattgaaattagtaaaaaaacgaaatatttcaatacacgattgcatcatggcGCGATTTTTAGGCCACTTGGGGAACACAAAGTTTTGTCCCAAGTAGGCTAtcggtgtattgatttcacttttCGCAAAGAACGAATGATGTTATTGACA is a window of Tubulanus polymorphus chromosome 2, tnTubPoly1.2, whole genome shotgun sequence DNA encoding:
- the LOC141899550 gene encoding BSD domain-containing protein 1-like, with the translated sequence MAESSEGAAGGGACGNWWGDWLQTVKDKSVSAYDLVSKDLSEFSQTMQVETKKVVKGTSESIKDKLNQETTSAATNKVKAGLTSFLNGISKALVIEPDDEDEQLLVYTNKGDPTPIFDKAKARLHSIQVDPETYCQEPSGPPEQFHEWLNDFNLDEKKGIISELLVSKIEVRTLYTQMVPSVISHAVFWQRYFYRIHQLEQDEARRADLKKRANDIAGSIHEDVDWGNDSEDETEVVKKLSNEESTPFQKQISEKNNETSDPVLRDPIVYETIVKSSDINEIENVQNADATAQNISNIADGQTCVIEKNNIAQSGEAGNALSDPNNIHGKIIDSSVSEPEVVAEKPEQITDVIETKSDVDACETDMKTKEKGDMIVVGMGSITPTISSSEASSNGKDSLEDDWEKDFDLEITEEDLKLAQELAKNVSIDGNVDLADDDWENWE
- the LOC141899445 gene encoding F-box only protein 4-like, whose protein sequence is MSVELETVTVLKSLPDIRINVAEENEISSLTRGFPKTGYYPNCGTVNCHNTNWSSSPVCQSNCASMHDSTDNFLVKYTVTSGVDEHEDEISISRLGIHQSKDQELPAGNITRNTNKMCSSSDIYLHDVHITSLPREVMLHVLRYLNGRDLCVASAVCKQWFDCSNDEWLWQMKLKNDMYHWKIINHRTNPNMYWECASDWTSKEIYLRCCPDTNQQRGHHQEVVGFMNLTSFIRSFLPKTPPRIAMFGPGLESKTSVIAAKIMRDQGEHFLTTGLVPGIAGVGSGVSFKLRNKLDFQLSLLYSMTKKQRENLTIYGDRIKHNHMLKRNEASGDDYKSQLELNTSIQDLCRLVAGFIFVINVETQSADDLSVAHHELFAMVNERWSLQKKPLLILACVREADDKAIPVIDVVKHLKLGKLRRPWQIMNCSLDKLEEICDGFQWVIERCHQP
- the LOC141899444 gene encoding general transcription factor IIF subunit 1-like; the encoded protein is MSSSQAHAGGGTSGSAAGGSATAAQSQEFKVRLPNEKNKKFSIMRFSGANSVDFTKCGACKIERENNLKEYKTANDLEQMPKFGAGSEFGREQKEEARKKKYGIMVKKYNPDDQPWILKTGGKSGKRYKGTREGTIAENTSYFIFTQCPDGAFEAYPIEEWYRFNPMLKYKYLNSEEAEEEFSKRDQTLNKFSVMLRRRIKNDEDLDDADGEEGEKGNKASKSKKKDKNFKLTEMDDWSDKDEDADENEDDSDDDDADDEKKKKSNKKDDKKKKAKKKSKMGKMNDADEAIEESDDGDDDDKEVDYITDSSSEEELDVLEDKSEDKGVVDEDGLRKLNESGDEDEEEEEKKEEEPEKEKPKKSEPDSDSSESSASDSDDSDALEEEGKFSALFMQKSEKKKSNKQGSRSTTPVPDSDQKGAVKRKAGADTDETQNKKVRTESPGPVQTSQQPAMNVAGVTEENVRRYLMRKPMMTKDILQKFNSKKTGLSNEQLVSAVAQILKKINPEKQVIQGKTYFHLKKE